The sequence below is a genomic window from Perca fluviatilis chromosome 13, GENO_Pfluv_1.0, whole genome shotgun sequence.
TTCTTACATACTGAGCCACCCCCTATACTTTAATCACGCCCACTTattcaggccacgccccctttcataacatttgaaccgtttaaggtagacccttgtgtgaggtatcattgaactcagcagatagTTTCTTTATGATTGGTGATGATATGCTGTAGCCCTTTTTTATAAGGAgcgaggcgcgagggcccgtccattgctgcttgcagctttaatatatcttattatatttatctataatattattctatatcttattttagttttatatacacctcttttattttactttctctATTTATCTGTACCCTACAATAATGAGTGGAATCAATTTAAGCCTCTTTCAGTTTTAAAAGCTGTTGAACAACACCAACATCTTGTGGTGTACTGGGTCCCAGAAGGCCGAATAAGCAGCAGATAACAgtatttttcagttttagtATTGAATGAAACATTTCAGACTGTTTATTTAATGTCAACACTCATAAAGCTGCAGCAATATACAGCAATTATAGCTTTTTAGATATAAAGTCTTTAATCTGACAGTATGGTATAGTTAAATTTTTGATATTGTGTTATTTGGCCATGACAAAAACTTAAGCAAAACAGTATTGAAACCTTTGAGGCAGAATGAAACATCTCATGAAGTTTATCCTGATATATGATAACATTTGAATAACCTGTCCAACCatcattaaaggtgccctgccacacgtatttcattactttgtggtaatgtctgaagttctaccatggactctgtaacatcttttgtggaaaaaatgccttggtgaccttgtttcaagacattctagtgtgtggtatagaaagcctacatgaagactcagctcgatttctgccagttctcattaatattcaacaagcttgaatttgattggctaacagctagctaatgaaagcctggctgtcagaatcctttacccagcccaactgggcgagctcataaatagtaatgagctcaggcaatatgatgtcagactgaccagcttttgtaattggcctgatctctctgcttatttcttttcagtggctagagctgacaaaggaggtagcagttcattttcacattcacaacataacacaaacacatatggacctaacatatttcaaaaaatgcaagtaaaaacggttttgtatggcagggcacctttaagacaGTGGCCAACAATTTGGGTGTCAAAGTATCACAaggcaaataaacaaaacaaaaaacaatgtcacagaaagccTATACAAGCCTTTAATAAATATGCATCATGCATGAAAGCTTTACTGCACATTATAAGGAGCAAACTTGGGTCTGGGTGATGCAAAAAGACAATAAGTAGTAAAAGTTCAGgttaaaaacaattttatttattactttctACTCAAACAAATGACAGAATTAACTTCACACCTGGACAATACAAGCACAATCCAGAAATACAGTGCAGACATTTTAATGGTTCAAAACTGCAGTAGTAGACATTTGTACATGATGTTTTTCCAATAATACAACAATATGAAGAAGATAGAAGAAAATGAATAGGATAGACATCTTGGACAACAAATTTGTAGTGAATTAGTGAAGGATTCTTTCAAAGTTGAAACTTTTATTATGTCTTCACTGAACAAGACTCACATCAATTCAGACAGCTAAAATTGTAAAACACAAGAGCCACATAAGCAAGAGAGAGAACAGATCTGAAATATACATACTTTACATCCTTACAAAGCAcacaatctaaaataaaaatacaccaTCCTTGTTTCATCATTGTGCCGTGGCTTTAGAGGTGGGACACCACTGTTGGAAGTGTTGACAGAGGTGCATAGTTCCTTGTGTCAGTTTGAAATGTCTCACTGTACATGTCATTAAGTGGAATGGCCAGCTGCCCAGTTTGTCCTGACCCTTCCTCAGAATTAATACCATAGGGTATCTTTGACATAATAGCTAGGCTCAATTTGAAGAGCACGTTATGGAGAGCCACACGGTATTCTTTTCTCACCAGACAGTAGATGACAGGGTTGAAGCAGCTGCTGGTGAAAGCCAAGCAGTTTGCCAGAGGGAAAAAGTATGTTTGAGCCAAGTAGAATGAGGGGCTGATATCAACGATGTCAAGTTGGATCAGGACACCCCAAAGTGTGAGGATATTGTAGGGAAACCAGCAGATGCAGAATGATAGCACCACCACTGCCACAGACTTTGAAATATCAGCCTTTCGCTGAGAGTTGCTTCCCTTTAGTTTATGCCGACACAGGAAGCGCAGCAGTAGCAGGTAGGATAGGATGATAATGGCGTAGGGCAGCAGAAATCCCAGTACCACTCGCAGGAGCTGGTTCATTCCAAGCCAGGCTGTACCATCTGGGAAACGGAGCAAGCATGCTGTGTCGTTGCCACTGCCCACATGTCTCAggtctgcaaacacagctctggGCGTCGCAGCAACAAGTGCTCCGGCCCAGATAAAAGCTGTGGTCACTGGATAAGTGCAAGATCTACTGCACAGGGAGGTGCTTGGTTTGAGAGCTGTAGCCACATAAAAGTACCGGGTCAAACTCATAGCTGTCAGGAAAAAACAGCTAGCAAAGACGTTGAGCCCAGTGAGTAAGGACACAGCCTTGCATGTGGCTAAGCCAAAGGGCCAGCTGTAGTCCAGGGCAATGTCTATGGCCCAAAATGGCAAGACCAGGGAGAACAGCAAGTGAGCCAAAGCTAAGTTGAACACAAAGAAGTTGATGGTGCCTGTGGTGATAGTGTGAGTAGAATACAGCAGGAACATCACTAGCAGATTCCCCAACACTCCTGCTGTAGCCACAACAAAATACACCACAGAGATAACTATTCTTAGCCAGGGGGatccatcatcatcaagaatctCCAGCTCATTGTCAGGGCTTGTGTTGTGGAAAATCAAATGGGAGTAATTACAGGATGAGCCTACACTGCAACCATTGATGATACTGTTGAAGAGCTCTAGTACGTTGAAGTCAGTGTTTGACATTTTGCTACCCTGAAGGTAATCCTGAGGGTTAAGGTTGTCCAGctgttattttatatttattttctggTTGTCTGTTAATTAGCTGACAGTCATCTATCCCTGTAAGGAAAGAGGAAATGATTATTACATAATAGGAGCTGCAGTTTATGAGCAAATAAGTACATTAGCCTTGTCAGATAAACAAATTACACTTAAGTGTTACCCACAGAGTTAGATAATCTAATTTAGATTTCGAAGAA
It includes:
- the LOC120571723 gene encoding relaxin-3 receptor 1-like, translated to MSNTDFNVLELFNSIINGCSVGSSCNYSHLIFHNTSPDNELEILDDDGSPWLRIVISVVYFVVATAGVLGNLLVMFLLYSTHTITTGTINFFVFNLALAHLLFSLVLPFWAIDIALDYSWPFGLATCKAVSLLTGLNVFASCFFLTAMSLTRYFYVATALKPSTSLCSRSCTYPVTTAFIWAGALVAATPRAVFADLRHVGSGNDTACLLRFPDGTAWLGMNQLLRVVLGFLLPYAIIILSYLLLLRFLCRHKLKGSNSQRKADISKSVAVVVLSFCICWFPYNILTLWGVLIQLDIVDISPSFYLAQTYFFPLANCLAFTSSCFNPVIYCLVRKEYRVALHNVLFKLSLAIMSKIPYGINSEEGSGQTGQLAIPLNDMYSETFQTDTRNYAPLSTLPTVVSHL